In one Lolium rigidum isolate FL_2022 chromosome 3, APGP_CSIRO_Lrig_0.1, whole genome shotgun sequence genomic region, the following are encoded:
- the LOC124694958 gene encoding uncharacterized protein LOC124694958, with protein sequence MEADGELDDFYRHHQFKPSKEEAITYFLPRLLAGTPLPHGADGLIRHADVYACEPRDLAAQFAPVPNAASTGDRFFFTTCRRKSGNDARVVRRAGAGTWTIQTTEDVYHEGAKVGEAKHLSFKKGKTTTGWVMKEYRCLRPEAVVAGGEMVLCKIHLAQHAPAAARQESDAYKLHRQEPAQPALAQQSHKRPAPAAAAAGPPCSKKMRMAAPVPEPDCPVTPAASTHAQKLYGVPVPAPEEMEYEGCPVWFTSAAPVSLPAAFTEVPHAPEADGDTGRFSCTMEELLGLQQQLEQTLPVSVEDEDFDWDSLDSESELHLLLKPWDDDDWESAAQEEQTPPVEAEKNYIEQVDTHQPAPSASWELREDLRNLLADHDDQEALLYMGCSYNTVAAACLHAPSLQGFFSFGAVN encoded by the coding sequence ATGGAGGCGGACGGGGAGCTCGACGACTTCTACAGGCACCACCAGTTCAAGCCTTCCAAGGAGGAGGCAATCACCTACTTCCTgccgcgcctcctcgccggcaCGCCGCTGCCGCACGGCGCCGACGGCCTCATCCGCCACGCCGACGTCTACGCCTGCGAGCCCAGGGACCTCGCTGCCCAGTTCGCGCCCGTGCCTAACGCCGCCAGCACCGGCGACCGCTTCTTCTTCACGACCTGCAGGCGCAAGAGCGGGAACGACGCCCGGGTCGTCCGCCGCGCCGGGGCCGGCACATGGACCATCCAGACCACCGAGGACGTCTACCACGAGGGGGCCAAGGTCGGCGAGGCCAAGCACCTGTCCTTCAAGAAGGGCAAGACCACCACCGGATGGGTCATGAAGGAGTACCGCTGCCTGCGTCCGGAGGCCGTCGTCGCCGGCGGGGAGATGGTGCTCTGCAAGATCCATCTCGCTCAgcacgcgcccgccgccgcccgccaagaaTCCGATGCGTACAAGCTTCATCGTCAAGAGCCAGCACAGCCTGCACTCGCGCAGCAATCACACAAGAGGCCAGCgcctgctgccgcggccgccggtcCGCCCTGCTCCAAGAAGATGCGGATGGCAGCCCCCGTCCCGGAACCTGACTGCCCGGTCACGCCTGCCGCGAGCACGCACGCACAGAAGCTGTACGGCGTTCCCGTCCCAGCACCCGAGGAGATGGAGTACGAGGGTTGTCCGGTGTGGTTCACGTCTGCCGCACCCGTTTCCTTGCCGGCTGCGTTCACGGAGGTGCCCCACGCGCCTGAAGCTGACGGTGACACGGGCCGGTTTTCTTGCACCATGGAAGAGCTTCTCGGGCTACAGCAACAACTGGAGCAAACTCTCCCCGTGTCCGTGGAAGATGAGGACTTCGACTGGGATTCACTTGACAGTGAATCGGAGCTGCACCTCCTGCTAAAGCCTTGGGATGATGATGACTGGGAGTCAGCGGCACAAGAGGAGCAAACACCCCCGGTCGAGGCTGAGAAGAACTACATCGAACAGGTCGACACACACCAGCCTGCGCCATCAGCTAGCTGGGAGCTTCGAGAGGACCTTCGAAACCTCTTGGCTGATCACGACGACCAAGAAGCACTGCTCTACATGGGGTGCAGCTACAACACCGTAGCGGCGGCCTGCCTTCACGCTCCATCGCTTCAGGGATTCTTCTCGTTTGGAGCTGTCAATTAG
- the LOC124694959 gene encoding uncharacterized protein LOC124694959 — translation METDGQQLDDFYRHHQFKPSKEEAVTYFLPRLLAGTPLPHGADSLIRHADVYACEPRDLAAQFAPVPNAASTGDRFFFTTCRRKSGNDARVVRRAGAGTWAVQTTEDVYHEGAKVGEAKHLSFKKGKTTTGWVMKEYRCLRPEAVVAGGEMVLCKIHLAQHAPAAARQESDAYKMLRQEPAEPTPTPQSHKRPAPAAAAAGPPCSKKMRMAAPVPEPECPVTPAASTHAQKSQKLYGVPVPAPEEMEYDDCPVWFTSAAPVSLPAAFTEVPHAPEADGDTGRFSCTMEELLGLQQPQEQTLPVAVEDEDFDWDSLDRESEVHLLLKPWDDDDGWESAAQEEQTPPVEAEKNNIQQVDTHQPAPSASWELPEDLRNLLADHDDQEALLYMGCSYNTVAAACLHAPSLQGFFSFGAVN, via the coding sequence ATGGAGACGGACGGGCAGCAGCTCGACGACTTCTACAGGCACCACCAGTTCAAGCCTTCCAAGGAGGAGGCCGTGACCTACTTCCTgccgcgcctcctcgccggcaCGCCGCTGCCGCACGGCGCCGACAGCCTCATCCGCCACGCCGACGTCTACGCCTGCGAGCCCAGGGACCTCGCCGCCCAGTTCGCGCCCGTGCCTAACGCCGCCAGCACCGGCGACCGCTTCTTCTTCACGACCTGCAGGCGCAAGAGCGGGAACGACGCCCGGGTCGTGCGCCGCGCCGGGGCCGGCACCTGGGCCGTCCAGACCACCGAGGACGTCTACCACGAGGGGGCCAAGGTCGGCGAGGCCAAGCACCTGTCCTTCAAGAAGGGCAAGACCACCACCGGATGGGTCATGAAGGAGTACCGCTGCCTGCGTCCTGAGGCCGTCGTCGCCGGCGGGGAGATGGTGCTCTGCAAGATCCATCTCGCTCAgcacgcgcccgccgccgcccgccaagaaTCCGACGCGTACAAGATGCTTCGTCAAGAACCAGCAGAGCCTACACCCACGCCACAATCGCACAAGAGGCCAGCgcctgctgccgcggccgccggtcCGCCCTGCTCCAAGAAGATGCGGATGGCAGCCCCCGTCCCGGAACCTGAGTGCCCGGTCACGCCTGCCGCGAGCACGCACGCACAGAAGTCTCAGAAGCTGTACGGCGTTCCCGTCCCAGCACCCGAGGAGATGGAGTACGATGATTGTCCGGTGTGGTTCACGTCCGCCGCACCCGTTTCCTTGCCGGCTGCGTTCACGGAGGTGCCCCACGCGCCTGAAGCTGACGGCGACACGGGCCGGTTTTCTTGCACCATGGAAGAGCTTCTCGGGCTACAGCAACCACAGGAGCAAACTCTCCCCGTGGCCGTGGAAGATGAGGACTTCGACTGGGACTCACTAGACAGGGAATCAGAAGTGCACCTGCTGCTCAAGCCTtgggatgatgatgatggctGGGAATCAGCGGCACAAGAGGAGCAAACTCCCCCGGTCGAGGCGGAGAAGAACAACATCCAACAGGTCGACACACACCAGCCTGCGCCATCAGCTAGCTGGGAGCTTCCAGAGGACCTGCGAAACCTCTTGGCTGATCACGACGACCAAGAAGCACTGCTCTACATGGGGTGCAGCTACAACACCGTAGCGGCGGCCTGCCTTCACGCTCCATCGCTTCAGGGATTCTTCTCGTTTGGAGCTGTCAATTAG